A portion of the Sphingobacterium spiritivorum genome contains these proteins:
- a CDS encoding sensor histidine kinase, with product MYLNTERIYKLIAIASFIVLMILQYQLISGTYKIKSNDLFKKEKSKLKVAYERAIINDKLFPGGQAIIDSVLLPKMSTLDSLYQKNPELFKKSSAEIYDEIVRKLRDGSTMDSLFGELLKKENLDPNFKYTLVLGGISVTFDGHNFIDLLDSGPLLSQDTMTIIQGDPKLVQHHQMISSLFISSHLKYSNRVEFSLYADKDGKTLAVLKNILPLLLLSGCCLLAVVGIYFLTFNNWVRQKKMNEMTTDFLNNITHEFNTPLATIQVASKNVRRDIPSDGTAMTTINLDIIDRQTGRLDKLINQAINVSKFSPHHVEKDIYNLHELLDESVTDLRINYGKEVEIDYSPKDEEKQFHILTNRFMFTTLLNNLVENGVKYNNQKDKHIYIWVTAKEQLIELHVKDNGNGIDKETLTHMFKKFFRGKQEFAKNGVGLGLYYVQQTVAQHDWDIKVDTVVGEGSEFILLIPMVEVS from the coding sequence ATGTACCTGAATACCGAAAGAATTTATAAACTTATCGCTATTGCCAGTTTTATTGTTTTGATGATTCTGCAATATCAATTGATATCCGGTACCTATAAAATCAAAAGCAATGACCTTTTCAAAAAGGAGAAAAGTAAGCTTAAGGTAGCCTATGAAAGAGCCATCATCAATGATAAGCTGTTTCCGGGAGGACAAGCTATAATTGATTCCGTATTGCTGCCAAAAATGTCAACACTGGATAGTTTATATCAAAAAAATCCTGAATTATTCAAAAAAAGCAGTGCTGAGATTTATGATGAGATCGTCCGGAAACTTCGGGACGGTTCTACAATGGATAGCCTGTTTGGAGAGTTATTGAAAAAGGAGAATCTGGATCCTAATTTTAAGTATACCCTAGTTCTGGGAGGTATTTCTGTTACTTTTGACGGGCATAATTTCATTGATTTATTAGACTCGGGACCATTATTATCTCAGGATACCATGACTATTATTCAAGGGGATCCAAAATTGGTCCAGCACCATCAGATGATTTCCAGTTTATTTATTTCTTCCCATCTGAAATATAGCAACCGGGTAGAATTTTCACTGTATGCAGATAAAGACGGTAAAACCTTAGCGGTTCTCAAAAATATCCTTCCTTTACTTCTGTTATCGGGCTGTTGCTTACTGGCTGTTGTCGGAATTTATTTTCTAACCTTCAATAATTGGGTTAGACAAAAGAAAATGAATGAAATGACAACCGATTTTCTGAACAATATTACCCATGAATTTAATACTCCGCTGGCAACCATACAGGTGGCGAGCAAAAATGTAAGAAGAGACATTCCATCAGATGGCACAGCTATGACTACGATCAATCTGGATATCATTGATAGACAAACCGGTCGTCTGGACAAGCTTATCAATCAGGCTATCAATGTGAGTAAGTTCAGTCCCCACCATGTAGAAAAAGATATCTATAATCTTCATGAGCTGCTGGATGAAAGTGTGACAGACCTGCGTATTAATTATGGGAAAGAGGTTGAAATTGATTATTCTCCAAAAGATGAAGAAAAGCAATTTCATATTCTCACAAACAGATTTATGTTTACGACATTGCTCAATAATCTGGTGGAAAACGGGGTTAAGTACAACAATCAAAAAGATAAACATATATACATATGGGTGACTGCGAAGGAACAATTAATTGAACTTCATGTAAAGGATAACGGAAACGGGATAGATAAAGAAACGTTGACGCATATGTTTAAAAAATTTTTCAGAGGTAAGCAAGAGTTTGCTAAAAACGGGGTAGGACTGGGATTGTATTATGTGCAACAGACCGTAGCACAGCATGACTGGGATATTAAAGTAGATACGGTCGTCGGAGAGGGATCCGAATTTATCTTGCTTATTCCTATGGTTGAAGTTAGTTAA
- a CDS encoding SusC/RagA family TonB-linked outer membrane protein, with amino-acid sequence MKRKLLISLWLLIGTVCMSAAFAQTKSELDITGTVKDELNNPLDGVTIVNTASKKTVATDPSGQFNILAARGDTIVVRYIGYEDYRTVINTTINLNVILKAINNSINEVVVVGYGQQKKISLVGAQSTVKVEDLKVPIANLSAALAGRISGLIGVQRTGLPGSDGADLWIRGISTFNQSGNNASPLVVVDGIQGRDINSFDPEDISSFTILKDASATAVYGVAGANGVILITTKRGVSGKPVLMFNYNQGLTSFTKRPELTDGVTYMKLRNEARIATGLEKEYSNNYINNTILGTDPYLYPNVNWMDELFRSVSTNRRANFSARGGSEFANYYVSGAYYDEESLLRTDALQSYDATTRFKRYNFTSNVSMNWTSTTKFELGMQGYVANINYPGVNPQDAFSNVMQTNPVLYPVMYPGNLVPGVSSAGAQPNPYALVTQTGFQNIFSNQIMTNARLTQDLKFWVPGLTFSALYSFDIWNSHTINRVRNRSTYLINRLFPYDENGNPILNIISQGTDDLAFSKSNDANRQFYTEASLNYNTTIAEDHTISAMLLFNQREKTFAFANSVTSSLPFRSQGLAGRLTYSFADKYFVEGNFGYNGSENFAPDMKFGFFPSFGVGWVVSNEKFYEPVKDVFDFLKLRYSNGIVGDGGALDINSGVRRFGYLTLVNTDAGGYTFGNGSNNVGYGGTAITDYGTNVQWAESHKQNLGVEIKTLKSKLSLTVDFFKERRSGVFLQRGALPGYVGLNSSPWGNLGILDNKGIDATLELAPVAIGKAYLDMRATFTHNRDKVIENDQPKQPFDYMERRGVNYLSRFGYVADGLFQSQKEIAEHADQSALGAQRVGDIRYKDLNGDGVINANDVTRIGNGDVPNTIYGFGFNVTYKQFYVGAFFQGISGADRQISGDGIIPFNNSTGAERSNLFAVAEDRWTEENPNPNAFYPRLAYGNAANKNNAVSSTWWVKDIDFLRLKTIDLGYNFKKGTFQSIGMKNARIYIQGVNLLYWSKFKLWDPELNTSNGTRYPNVRTVTLGVQASF; translated from the coding sequence ATGAAAAGAAAGTTACTCATCAGCCTTTGGCTGCTGATCGGTACAGTCTGTATGTCTGCTGCATTTGCCCAGACAAAGTCAGAACTGGATATTACCGGTACAGTAAAAGACGAACTGAATAATCCGCTTGATGGTGTCACTATCGTCAATACGGCTTCTAAAAAGACTGTTGCTACTGATCCGTCAGGGCAATTTAATATTCTTGCAGCAAGAGGGGACACCATAGTGGTTCGTTATATCGGTTATGAAGATTACCGAACCGTTATCAATACAACTATCAACCTTAATGTTATCCTGAAAGCGATTAATAACAGTATCAATGAAGTCGTTGTGGTCGGATATGGACAGCAAAAGAAAATCAGTCTGGTCGGTGCTCAGTCTACCGTGAAAGTTGAAGATCTTAAAGTGCCTATAGCCAATCTGAGTGCAGCATTAGCAGGACGGATTTCCGGACTGATTGGTGTACAGCGGACAGGTCTTCCAGGATCTGACGGAGCTGATCTTTGGATCAGAGGTATCTCGACGTTTAATCAGTCCGGAAATAATGCTTCCCCTTTAGTGGTGGTAGATGGTATTCAGGGACGGGATATCAATAGCTTCGATCCGGAAGATATTTCATCCTTTACCATATTAAAAGATGCTTCGGCTACCGCTGTATATGGTGTTGCAGGAGCAAACGGAGTAATTCTCATCACGACCAAAAGAGGAGTGAGCGGGAAACCTGTCCTCATGTTCAACTACAATCAGGGACTGACTTCCTTTACTAAAAGACCTGAATTAACGGATGGAGTGACGTATATGAAACTTAGAAATGAGGCCCGGATAGCGACAGGATTGGAGAAAGAATATTCAAATAACTATATAAACAATACCATTCTGGGTACAGATCCTTATTTATACCCTAATGTAAACTGGATGGATGAATTATTCAGAAGTGTATCGACTAATCGCAGAGCTAACTTCAGTGCAAGAGGAGGGTCTGAATTTGCCAACTATTATGTCTCAGGCGCCTATTATGATGAAGAAAGTTTGCTGCGTACAGATGCATTACAGAGTTATGATGCCACGACAAGATTTAAACGGTACAATTTCACCTCCAATGTATCAATGAACTGGACTTCTACCACAAAATTTGAATTGGGAATGCAGGGATATGTTGCAAATATCAACTATCCGGGTGTAAATCCGCAGGATGCCTTTTCCAATGTTATGCAGACCAATCCGGTTCTATATCCGGTGATGTACCCGGGTAATCTGGTACCGGGAGTCAGCAGTGCCGGAGCACAGCCCAATCCTTATGCGCTTGTCACACAGACAGGTTTTCAGAATATCTTCTCTAATCAGATTATGACGAACGCAAGATTGACTCAGGATCTGAAATTTTGGGTTCCGGGATTGACATTTTCTGCTTTATATTCCTTCGATATCTGGAATTCGCATACTATTAATCGTGTCCGTAACAGAAGTACCTATCTGATCAACAGATTGTTTCCATATGATGAAAATGGAAACCCAATATTGAATATCATATCACAGGGAACAGATGATCTGGCATTCTCAAAAAGTAATGATGCAAACAGACAGTTCTATACAGAAGCATCTTTAAACTATAATACCACTATTGCAGAGGATCATACCATCAGTGCTATGCTTTTGTTCAATCAGAGAGAGAAAACATTTGCATTCGCCAATAGCGTAACTTCTTCATTGCCGTTCAGAAGTCAGGGATTAGCCGGAAGACTAACTTATTCCTTCGCCGATAAATATTTTGTTGAGGGAAATTTCGGATATAACGGTTCTGAAAACTTTGCTCCGGATATGAAATTCGGGTTTTTCCCTTCTTTCGGAGTCGGATGGGTTGTTTCTAACGAAAAATTCTATGAACCTGTAAAAGATGTTTTTGATTTCTTAAAACTACGCTATTCCAATGGTATAGTCGGAGATGGCGGAGCATTGGATATTAACAGTGGTGTACGACGTTTTGGCTATCTGACTTTAGTCAATACTGATGCCGGAGGCTATACGTTCGGTAATGGATCCAATAATGTGGGATATGGCGGAACGGCTATTACAGATTATGGAACGAATGTACAATGGGCTGAATCTCATAAACAGAACCTTGGGGTAGAGATCAAAACCTTAAAATCTAAATTATCACTGACGGTAGACTTCTTTAAAGAAAGACGCTCAGGCGTTTTCCTGCAGCGGGGTGCACTTCCGGGTTATGTAGGACTGAACAGTTCTCCCTGGGGTAATTTGGGAATTCTTGATAATAAAGGTATAGATGCAACTCTGGAACTGGCTCCTGTTGCTATAGGTAAGGCTTATCTGGATATGCGGGCGACCTTCACCCACAATAGAGATAAGGTTATAGAAAATGATCAGCCAAAACAGCCATTCGACTATATGGAAAGACGGGGAGTAAATTATCTGTCTCGCTTTGGTTATGTGGCAGATGGCTTATTCCAGTCTCAGAAAGAGATTGCTGAACATGCCGACCAGAGTGCTTTGGGGGCACAACGTGTAGGAGATATCCGGTACAAGGATCTGAATGGAGATGGTGTCATCAATGCAAACGATGTAACACGCATCGGTAACGGAGATGTGCCGAATACGATTTACGGTTTCGGATTCAATGTCACGTATAAGCAGTTTTATGTAGGGGCATTTTTTCAGGGAATTTCAGGTGCCGACAGACAGATTTCGGGAGATGGTATCATTCCATTTAATAACAGTACCGGAGCGGAGAGAAGTAACTTATTTGCTGTTGCTGAAGATCGTTGGACAGAAGAAAACCCTAATCCCAATGCTTTCTATCCCCGGTTGGCTTATGGAAATGCCGCAAATAAAAATAATGCTGTCAGTTCTACATGGTGGGTCAAAGACATTGATTTCCTGAGGTTAAAAACCATCGATCTGGGGTATAATTTTAAAAAGGGAACTTTTCAAAGTATTGGGATGAAAAATGCCCGGATATATATTCAGGGAGTCAATCTGCTGTACTGGAGTAAATTTAAGTTATGGGATCCTGAACTCAATACCAGTAACGGTACCCGATACCCGAATGTCCGTACAGTAACATTAGGTGTTCAGGCCAGTTTTTAA
- a CDS encoding polysaccharide biosynthesis protein → MLKKGVLIILVYLFFFIGYGTYRGIVRQTGIRDAISVFKVIWVAMLTLMAANFVFRLFIPEDSILDDYLRMSYAVLFMHAFLSMVVLVAARIFYRTIYEAFFLRKRKQVNVLIFGASRPGLMALSLLRDDVRVKYSVFAFVEDKPSRVGKRLAGLKILDLDRLDKQLIHECNIEQIIIAVENNDPERLERITEKAQDLELEIRIMHPSNTMLNAGNQRQIRALKIEDLLGRKVIQLDNPAIQHEMYGKVILVTGAAGSIGSELARQISVQNYDQLILIDQAESAIYDVQQTLFATHPERVYYIVGNVRDRLFMEEIFAQFRPDLVFHAAAYKHVPLMEQNPYEAILTNVIGTRNVADMAIKYNAKKFVMVSTDKAINPTNVMGATKRAAEIYVNSCQQQFKTAFIVTRFGNVLGSNGSVIPLFERQMETGGPLTLTHPDITRYFMTIPEACQLVQEAGVMGKGGEIFVFDMGKSVKIIELAKRMIRLKGYRYPEDIDIKITGLRPGEKIYEELLANNENTIRTHHEKIMIAKINSEDLNEKKVLLDKLCEQILDSHSGAIKPIELVRILKNIVPEFVSQNSIYEQLDIQPSIEINRG, encoded by the coding sequence ATGTTGAAAAAAGGTGTCCTGATTATTCTGGTCTATCTTTTCTTTTTTATTGGCTATGGTACATACAGAGGGATTGTCAGACAGACGGGTATCCGGGATGCGATAAGCGTATTCAAAGTCATATGGGTGGCTATGCTGACGTTAATGGCTGCAAATTTTGTTTTCCGCCTTTTTATTCCGGAAGACTCGATTTTGGACGATTACCTGCGTATGTCATACGCTGTACTCTTTATGCATGCATTTCTGAGTATGGTGGTGCTGGTCGCTGCACGTATTTTCTACAGAACTATTTATGAGGCCTTTTTTCTTCGAAAAAGAAAACAGGTAAATGTCTTGATTTTCGGCGCTTCAAGACCTGGGTTAATGGCTCTGTCATTATTGAGAGATGATGTCAGGGTCAAATATTCAGTCTTTGCATTTGTAGAAGACAAGCCTTCAAGAGTGGGGAAACGCCTCGCTGGTCTCAAAATTCTGGACTTGGATCGTCTGGACAAACAATTGATCCATGAGTGTAATATCGAGCAGATTATTATTGCTGTGGAGAATAATGATCCGGAGAGACTGGAACGTATTACTGAAAAAGCACAGGATCTGGAACTGGAGATACGAATAATGCATCCGTCTAATACCATGCTGAATGCCGGAAATCAACGGCAGATACGTGCATTGAAAATTGAGGATCTTTTAGGCAGAAAGGTTATTCAACTTGATAATCCGGCTATACAGCATGAGATGTATGGAAAAGTGATATTGGTGACAGGTGCTGCAGGTTCTATAGGTTCCGAACTGGCCAGGCAGATTTCGGTACAAAATTATGATCAGTTAATTTTGATTGATCAGGCAGAATCGGCCATATATGATGTACAGCAAACGCTATTTGCGACTCATCCGGAACGGGTGTATTATATTGTTGGCAATGTGAGAGACCGCCTTTTTATGGAGGAGATATTTGCACAGTTTCGTCCTGACCTCGTGTTTCATGCCGCGGCTTATAAGCATGTTCCGTTAATGGAACAAAATCCGTATGAAGCTATCTTAACAAATGTTATCGGCACCCGGAATGTGGCGGATATGGCTATTAAGTACAACGCTAAAAAATTTGTCATGGTTTCTACGGATAAAGCCATTAATCCGACGAATGTGATGGGAGCGACAAAAAGAGCTGCGGAAATCTATGTAAATAGCTGTCAGCAACAATTTAAGACTGCCTTTATTGTTACCCGTTTTGGTAATGTATTGGGTTCAAACGGATCTGTTATCCCATTGTTTGAAAGACAAATGGAAACCGGCGGACCTTTGACACTAACGCATCCGGATATTACACGCTATTTTATGACTATTCCTGAGGCTTGTCAACTCGTTCAGGAAGCAGGAGTAATGGGTAAAGGTGGAGAAATATTTGTCTTTGATATGGGCAAGTCTGTAAAGATCATAGAACTTGCTAAACGTATGATCCGGCTCAAAGGCTACCGCTACCCCGAAGATATTGATATCAAGATAACGGGATTACGCCCTGGAGAAAAGATATATGAAGAACTGCTGGCAAATAATGAAAATACAATCAGAACACATCACGAAAAAATAATGATTGCCAAAATCAACAGTGAAGATCTGAATGAGAAAAAGGTTCTGTTGGATAAGCTTTGTGAGCAAATACTGGATAGCCATTCAGGAGCTATAAAGCCAATAGAATTAGTCAGAATTCTAAAAAATATTGTACCCGAATTTGTCTCTCAGAACTCGATATATGAACAGTTGGACATTCAACCGAGCATAGAAATAAACAGAGGATAA
- a CDS encoding RagB/SusD family nutrient uptake outer membrane protein — MKKSIYILFALLTMSCFSGCNKYLDQVPDDVITVEDIFKSKANTDKFLANIYSVIPNEMVQRFVATQNSGPWTASSDEAKYTWDFNYSNNMIRSVWSNTDGTIESFWNNYYRGIRNASYFIQNIDGANPVEVNDLMKTTYKAEARALRALYYYYLVRAYGPVPILGEEILDINKPISDLKLARTPFDDCIAYIVSELDKAYTDLPYEPSNNEYGRITKGVVKAYKVEALLLNASPLFNGNAAFSGVKNTDGTPLFSAAANPEKWRDAAAAAKAFIDEFVPNYYQLYKVSNADPFVAAYLSCRNVMTTDWNQEWIFARSNSSNNAQYDRTPKHVGFPSGAQGGGALGATQTIVDAYFMNNGKSITDETSGYTKDGFVSFKAPYDVASRTTFGAYVNREPRFYVGITYNGSYWLNQANSSTAVLSQFNYSGNSGRSQSTSDVTPTGYTVRKNVSANGNSRGALLIRLANIYLDYAEALNESDPANADILKYLNLIRERAGVPVYGSVNIPVPVSQGAMREAIRRERQVELAFENVRFFDTRRWKIAEDTDGGAVYGLNLNADGDAFYTKTLIETRVFKKERDYLFPIPNIEILKNEKMVQNTGW, encoded by the coding sequence ATGAAAAAATCAATATATATCTTATTTGCACTGTTGACCATGTCGTGCTTTAGTGGCTGTAATAAGTATCTGGATCAGGTGCCGGACGATGTCATTACCGTAGAAGATATTTTTAAGTCCAAAGCTAATACCGATAAGTTTTTGGCCAATATCTATTCCGTTATTCCAAATGAAATGGTTCAGCGGTTTGTGGCTACTCAGAATTCTGGTCCGTGGACGGCATCTTCGGATGAAGCCAAATATACCTGGGATTTTAATTACAGTAACAATATGATCAGATCGGTATGGAGTAATACGGATGGGACCATAGAAAGTTTCTGGAACAATTACTACCGGGGTATCCGGAATGCGTCTTACTTTATTCAAAATATAGACGGAGCGAATCCTGTAGAAGTAAACGATCTGATGAAGACGACTTACAAGGCAGAAGCAAGAGCATTGCGCGCCTTGTATTATTACTATCTGGTAAGAGCTTATGGGCCTGTGCCGATCCTGGGAGAGGAGATATTGGATATCAACAAGCCTATTTCCGATCTGAAGCTGGCTCGTACGCCATTTGATGATTGTATAGCTTATATCGTGTCAGAGCTTGATAAAGCGTATACAGATTTGCCCTACGAACCCAGTAACAATGAATATGGGCGTATTACAAAAGGTGTGGTAAAGGCCTATAAAGTAGAAGCTTTATTGTTGAATGCCAGTCCTTTGTTTAATGGTAATGCCGCTTTTTCCGGAGTAAAAAATACAGACGGTACTCCGCTGTTCAGTGCAGCTGCAAATCCGGAAAAGTGGAGAGATGCAGCTGCAGCAGCTAAAGCTTTTATTGACGAATTTGTACCTAATTACTATCAGCTTTATAAGGTGAGCAATGCAGATCCTTTTGTTGCTGCATATCTGTCCTGTCGCAATGTAATGACAACAGACTGGAATCAGGAATGGATTTTTGCCCGTTCCAACAGCAGTAATAATGCACAGTATGACCGTACGCCCAAGCATGTCGGATTTCCTTCCGGTGCACAGGGGGGAGGAGCTTTGGGAGCAACTCAAACAATTGTAGATGCTTATTTTATGAATAACGGAAAATCTATAACGGATGAAACTTCCGGCTATACAAAAGATGGATTTGTCAGTTTTAAAGCCCCTTATGATGTGGCATCCCGAACTACATTCGGAGCCTATGTAAACAGAGAGCCGCGATTTTATGTTGGTATTACATACAATGGAAGTTACTGGCTAAATCAGGCAAATAGTAGCACGGCAGTACTTTCTCAATTCAATTATAGCGGTAATTCGGGAAGGTCGCAAAGTACTTCAGATGTAACACCAACAGGATATACCGTTCGGAAGAATGTGTCTGCAAATGGAAACAGCCGTGGAGCCCTTCTGATCCGATTGGCTAATATTTACCTGGATTATGCAGAGGCACTAAATGAATCTGATCCGGCAAATGCGGATATTCTCAAATATCTTAATCTGATCAGGGAGCGTGCCGGAGTACCTGTCTATGGTTCTGTTAATATTCCTGTTCCGGTCTCTCAGGGAGCTATGCGGGAAGCAATACGCCGAGAAAGACAGGTCGAACTGGCGTTTGAGAATGTAAGATTTTTCGATACGAGAAGATGGAAAATTGCTGAAGACACAGATGGAGGTGCTGTATACGGATTAAATCTGAATGCAGACGGAGATGCCTTCTATACAAAAACTCTTATTGAAACAAGAGTATTTAAAAAGGAAAGAGATTACCTTTTTCCGATACCTAATATAGAAATCTTAAAGAATGAAAAAATGGTGCAAAATACCGGCTGGTAA
- a CDS encoding response regulator transcription factor → MKGKILIIEDDIDLGLVTQQYLQTSGFETLLATTSREAEELCQKQLFDLLIVDVQLPDDTGFDLVHQLLETQPEQRFIFLTARNTKESKIYGLKLGGDDYITKPFDIEELSWRIHNIINRQQVRRSADLAIGDIRIIQDQMMLIFENNYEVKLTEREFAVWKYFALNPNRVLKREDILLAVWGENDYFLGRSLDVFVSRIRKLLSHSAYVQLETVYKVGFIFRIPQS, encoded by the coding sequence ATGAAGGGAAAGATTCTGATTATTGAGGATGATATTGATCTGGGTTTGGTGACCCAGCAGTATCTGCAAACTTCCGGATTTGAAACATTACTGGCAACAACAAGCCGTGAAGCAGAAGAGCTGTGTCAGAAACAACTTTTTGATTTACTAATTGTAGATGTCCAGTTGCCTGATGATACAGGATTTGATCTGGTTCATCAGCTACTAGAAACGCAACCTGAGCAACGTTTTATTTTTCTGACTGCCCGAAACACAAAAGAAAGCAAGATCTATGGGTTAAAACTGGGGGGTGATGATTATATCACGAAACCGTTTGATATAGAGGAACTTTCCTGGCGTATTCACAATATTATTAATCGTCAGCAGGTCAGACGATCTGCAGATCTGGCTATCGGAGATATTCGCATTATTCAGGATCAGATGATGCTGATTTTTGAGAATAATTATGAGGTAAAACTAACCGAACGCGAATTTGCAGTCTGGAAGTATTTTGCACTGAACCCCAACCGTGTCCTCAAACGTGAAGATATTCTGCTGGCTGTATGGGGAGAAAACGATTACTTTCTCGGCCGAAGCCTGGATGTATTTGTGTCCCGTATCAGAAAACTGTTGTCGCATTCTGCTTATGTTCAATTAGAAACCGTCTATAAGGTGGGCTTTATTTTTCGTATACCTCAATCCTGA
- a CDS encoding ATP/GTP-binding protein, with protein MKKLTKFQQAFVLCGLFACLTGCDKTEVRQYDLLESEKEPEMDITAYGNLSVNRENSGGKTANEGSLKVVDQDYSTKFLINPYYDDLYMQLSFPGGISVGAYILASANDAQDRDPKDWELMGSNDGSTWVSVDSKQGYLFTSRNQKVRFDISNKEKYRYYRMNVKAIRGGTGLFQLAEWRVINVPE; from the coding sequence ATGAAAAAGCTAACCAAATTTCAACAAGCATTTGTCCTTTGCGGACTGTTTGCCTGTCTGACGGGCTGCGACAAAACCGAAGTCAGGCAATATGACCTATTGGAATCCGAAAAGGAACCTGAGATGGACATCACTGCCTATGGTAACCTTTCGGTTAACCGTGAAAACTCTGGCGGGAAAACTGCAAATGAGGGATCTCTGAAAGTAGTCGACCAGGACTACAGCACCAAGTTTCTGATCAATCCATACTATGATGATCTTTACATGCAACTTTCTTTTCCTGGAGGTATTTCTGTAGGTGCATACATTCTGGCGTCGGCTAATGATGCCCAGGATCGTGATCCTAAAGACTGGGAACTGATGGGATCTAATGACGGATCTACGTGGGTATCAGTAGACAGTAAACAGGGCTATCTGTTTACGTCCCGCAATCAAAAAGTACGTTTTGATATCAGTAATAAAGAGAAATACCGCTATTACCGTATGAATGTGAAAGCTATCCGGGGTGGTACAGGACTGTTTCAGCTTGCGGAATGGAGAGTTATCAACGTGCCTGAATAG